A genomic window from Pseudobacteroides sp. includes:
- the ytfJ gene encoding GerW family sporulation protein, which translates to MAEHPIQGLMNTAMSNIKEMVDVNTIVGDAVQAPDGTVIIPISKVTFGFAAGGGEYNNCCEVDSNKDDDDDSEGKKASKFPFAGGSGAGVSIVPIGFMVVGNDQVKLLPVDTNSSLDKVLDMIPEIVNKTTDAIKKKMDDRKNAKNNTKNDENNNSNNNSQRTVTIITDTEEK; encoded by the coding sequence TTGGCAGAACATCCAATACAAGGTCTTATGAATACTGCGATGAGCAACATTAAGGAAATGGTAGATGTCAATACCATTGTAGGTGATGCGGTTCAGGCACCGGATGGAACAGTTATTATACCAATATCAAAGGTTACTTTCGGGTTTGCAGCAGGCGGTGGGGAATATAATAACTGTTGTGAAGTTGATTCAAATAAAGATGACGATGATGATTCTGAAGGAAAAAAGGCCAGCAAATTTCCTTTTGCAGGAGGTAGTGGTGCGGGAGTAAGCATAGTACCTATAGGTTTTATGGTAGTGGGTAATGACCAGGTAAAGCTTTTGCCTGTTGATACCAATTCATCACTTGATAAGGTCTTGGATATGATACCTGAGATTGTCAATAAGACAACTGATGCCATCAAGAAAAAGATGGATGATAGAAAGAATGCAAAAAACAATACAAAAAATGATGAAAACAATAATAGCAATAATAATTCCCAGAGAACAGTAACTATTATTACCGATACTGAAGAAAAATGA
- a CDS encoding DUF2953 domain-containing protein, producing the protein MLYLAIFLCIFIIISIIIYFLNTEVIVEYVRNGWDDHVLISFSPLKGIKFKYEVSLMGIRNNGFKMKRIKKKKKRQNDEDVEQRKVSKDVKHDDRLGKGINEIFERIDYFKNKYDKLNLLINYVIKKLKSKIKLRKFNVEMTIGAGDASITGIMTGVAWMVTGVIYSNLSMAFPIHNKYIKINSNFSRIVFDANILCIFNIRMGHIIGVVFLLILKLLEGGGLFGRTSNTRSYEYCDEQH; encoded by the coding sequence ATGCTTTACTTAGCTATTTTTTTATGTATATTTATAATAATTTCAATAATAATATACTTCCTAAATACCGAAGTAATAGTGGAATATGTGAGGAATGGATGGGACGACCATGTCCTTATTTCCTTTTCCCCTTTAAAGGGAATAAAATTTAAGTATGAAGTTTCACTTATGGGAATAAGAAACAACGGATTTAAGATGAAAAGAATAAAGAAAAAAAAGAAAAGACAAAACGATGAGGATGTTGAACAACGAAAGGTTTCTAAGGATGTAAAACATGACGACAGATTAGGTAAGGGAATTAACGAAATATTTGAAAGGATAGACTATTTCAAGAACAAATACGATAAGTTAAATTTATTAATTAATTATGTAATAAAGAAATTGAAATCCAAAATAAAATTAAGGAAATTTAACGTAGAAATGACCATTGGAGCTGGAGATGCATCGATTACAGGAATTATGACAGGCGTGGCATGGATGGTCACAGGTGTAATTTATTCAAATTTGTCAATGGCTTTTCCAATACATAATAAATATATAAAAATTAACAGTAATTTTTCTCGCATAGTTTTTGATGCTAATATTTTATGCATATTTAATATAAGAATGGGGCATATTATTGGAGTGGTATTTTTACTTATATTAAAATTGTTGGAAGGCGGTGGTTTGTTTGGCAGAACATCCAATACAAGGTCTTATGAATACTGCGATGAGCAACATTAA
- the scpB gene encoding SMC-Scp complex subunit ScpB, with protein sequence MEEKDIEAIIEGMLFAAGDPLTLDRISEVLELDKKTVKAILGNMVINYQSSKRGIMLREINGKYQLCTRFEHHDFIKKLFEPRQKQGLSTAAFEALSIIAYNQPVTRSKVEQVRGVNSDSAISKLLDKNLIKEAGRLDAPGKPVLYETTEEFLRSFGFKSITDLPRLELNEVQSIDEADESNM encoded by the coding sequence ATGGAAGAGAAGGATATAGAAGCTATTATTGAGGGAATGCTTTTTGCGGCAGGTGACCCCTTAACATTAGACAGAATATCGGAAGTTCTTGAATTAGACAAGAAGACTGTTAAGGCAATTTTAGGTAATATGGTAATAAATTACCAAAGTTCAAAGCGAGGAATAATGCTTCGTGAAATAAATGGCAAGTACCAGCTTTGCACAAGGTTTGAGCATCATGACTTTATCAAAAAGCTCTTTGAACCAAGGCAAAAGCAAGGGCTATCCACGGCGGCCTTTGAAGCACTTTCTATAATTGCTTATAATCAGCCTGTTACAAGGTCTAAGGTTGAGCAGGTAAGGGGTGTAAATTCCGATAGTGCGATATCAAAGCTTTTAGATAAAAATCTGATAAAGGAAGCCGGGAGGCTTGATGCACCAGGTAAGCCTGTATTGTACGAGACCACCGAGGAGTTTCTAAGAAGCTTTGGCTTCAAGTCAATAACCGATTTACCAAGGCTTGAGTTAAATGAGGTCCAGAGCATTGATGAAGCAGATGAGAGTAATATGTAG
- a CDS encoding HD domain-containing response regulator → MRKRADVISNGYKVMLIDDEIGIVDSLSIVLTKAGYETVGFTDPHIAIETLAKDTYDILILDFLMNTIHGDEVVRQIREFNTDIYIIILTGHKDLAPPVETLKALDIQGYCEKNDRFDQLILLVESAVKSIAQRATIYRFKDGLNKILDAVPRIYNLKPIGNILEDILREIMAFTSSTDGFILIDDLINDNNDHKTLIRGFGRYLGGVEEFTSRLSPELMESIGQARMDKMVISLDNGIILPLLNEYHNIMGVIYIESNNYHERAKLLEIFASQASAALNNALLHSLINIKNEELLRTYDELKERYMDTIEVLRLAVDAKDVYTRGHSERVGYYARKIGECFNLDRADLEILNIAGVFHDIGKIGTTDDILLKTDKLDEKEYAEIKKHPLKGAHILSAVSMFKEVVPLVKYHHERIDGKGYPLGLKGEEIPFFARILSVADAFDAMTSDRLYRTKLGIQEARRQLIDGAGRQFDEEVVKAFVGIIDKSFDEMKNELEFSFLEILEQ, encoded by the coding sequence ATGAGAAAAAGAGCAGATGTAATTTCTAATGGATACAAGGTAATGCTCATAGATGATGAAATCGGTATAGTGGATTCGTTGTCAATAGTTCTGACCAAGGCCGGATATGAAACTGTTGGTTTTACTGATCCACATATAGCTATTGAGACTCTGGCCAAAGATACATATGATATTCTTATATTGGATTTCCTTATGAATACAATACATGGGGATGAGGTTGTAAGGCAAATAAGGGAATTTAATACCGATATATACATAATTATTCTTACAGGGCATAAGGACCTGGCACCACCGGTAGAGACATTGAAAGCCCTGGATATACAAGGGTACTGTGAAAAGAATGATAGATTTGATCAATTGATTCTTTTGGTAGAGTCGGCGGTTAAATCCATTGCACAAAGAGCAACTATTTACAGATTTAAAGACGGACTTAACAAAATTTTGGATGCTGTTCCGAGGATATACAACTTAAAGCCTATAGGAAATATTCTTGAAGATATATTAAGGGAGATAATGGCATTTACAAGTAGCACCGACGGATTCATTTTAATTGATGATTTAATAAACGACAATAATGATCACAAGACATTAATAAGGGGATTTGGAAGGTATCTTGGGGGTGTGGAGGAATTCACATCAAGGTTAAGTCCTGAGCTAATGGAAAGTATTGGTCAGGCTAGGATGGACAAAATGGTCATAAGCCTGGATAACGGAATTATACTTCCTTTGCTTAATGAGTATCATAATATCATGGGTGTCATTTACATAGAAAGTAATAATTATCACGAAAGAGCGAAACTTTTAGAAATATTTGCCAGCCAAGCTTCTGCCGCACTAAACAACGCATTACTGCATTCCCTTATAAATATTAAAAATGAAGAGCTTTTAAGGACATATGATGAACTCAAAGAGAGGTATATGGATACAATCGAGGTGCTCCGGCTTGCGGTAGATGCCAAGGATGTCTATACAAGGGGGCATTCCGAAAGGGTAGGCTATTATGCAAGGAAAATAGGAGAGTGTTTTAATCTTGACAGAGCTGACCTGGAAATATTGAATATTGCGGGAGTGTTCCATGATATAGGGAAAATAGGAACAACTGATGATATTCTGCTTAAAACCGATAAGCTTGACGAGAAGGAGTATGCGGAGATAAAAAAGCACCCGTTAAAAGGTGCCCATATTTTATCAGCAGTTTCCATGTTTAAGGAAGTGGTTCCGTTGGTAAAGTATCATCACGAAAGAATAGACGGTAAGGGTTATCCCCTCGGGTTAAAGGGAGAAGAAATTCCTTTTTTTGCAAGGATTCTATCGGTAGCGGATGCATTTGATGCAATGACTTCCGACAGGCTATACAGAACCAAGTTAGGTATTCAAGAAGCCAGGAGGCAATTGATTGACGGGGCTGGAAGGCAGTTTGATGAAGAAGTGGTAAAAGCCTTTGTCGGGATTATTGATAAAAGTTTTGATGAAATGAAAAATGAATTGGAGTTTTCATTTTTGGAAATATTGGAGCAATAA
- a CDS encoding MmcQ/YjbR family DNA-binding protein yields the protein MDVLNYCLSKKGAYEDFPFGPEPATVKVGSKMFALISNRSDKVIVSLKCDPFVAQSLRQQYPGITPGYHLNKQHWNTIVLDGAIPEHEIIWMIDHSYDLVFKSLTKAEKESINM from the coding sequence ATGGATGTTTTGAACTACTGCCTTTCAAAAAAAGGTGCTTATGAGGATTTTCCCTTCGGACCTGAACCTGCAACTGTTAAAGTTGGATCTAAAATGTTCGCACTTATATCAAACCGTTCGGACAAAGTTATTGTATCGTTAAAATGCGACCCTTTTGTGGCACAAAGTCTTAGACAACAATATCCGGGTATAACCCCGGGTTATCATCTTAACAAACAACATTGGAACACTATTGTGTTAGATGGTGCTATACCGGAACACGAAATTATTTGGATGATCGACCACTCCTATGATTTAGTTTTCAAGTCTTTGACAAAGGCCGAAAAGGAAAGTATAAACATGTAA
- a CDS encoding pseudouridine synthase has product MEQIRLQKYLAEVGIASRRKSEELIRDGFVKVNGITVTEMGHRVTGEEAIEVNGKIISGSQKKIYVMLNKPVGYISTAKDQFGRPSVVELIKGISERIYPVGRLDYDTSGLIILSNDGEFTYKMTHPKHEIKKVYNALIHGVPNQEELRAVKNGLRIEDYITSKAGIKILDIEGDKCWVEIAIHEGKNRQVRKMCDAIGHPVIKLKRIAIGSLTLGDLKEGNWRYLNKKELEALNI; this is encoded by the coding sequence ATGGAGCAGATAAGACTACAAAAGTATTTGGCAGAAGTAGGTATAGCATCTAGAAGAAAATCGGAAGAGTTGATTAGAGATGGTTTTGTTAAGGTAAACGGAATTACCGTTACCGAAATGGGTCATAGGGTTACCGGCGAGGAAGCAATTGAGGTAAACGGGAAAATTATTTCAGGCAGCCAAAAGAAGATTTATGTTATGCTAAATAAGCCTGTGGGCTATATATCTACAGCAAAAGACCAATTTGGAAGGCCTAGCGTGGTTGAGCTGATAAAAGGAATAAGTGAGAGGATATATCCCGTGGGAAGGTTAGATTATGACACTTCAGGCCTTATTATACTTTCCAACGATGGTGAATTTACATATAAAATGACTCATCCAAAGCATGAAATAAAAAAAGTGTATAATGCCCTGATACATGGTGTTCCTAATCAGGAAGAGCTAAGGGCGGTTAAAAACGGATTAAGGATAGAGGATTATATTACTTCAAAAGCAGGTATAAAAATACTTGATATTGAAGGTGATAAGTGCTGGGTAGAGATTGCAATTCACGAGGGCAAAAACAGGCAGGTAAGAAAAATGTGTGATGCAATCGGGCACCCGGTAATAAAGCTTAAAAGGATTGCAATTGGGTCTTTGACCCTTGGGGATCTAAAAGAGGGTAACTGGAGGTATTTAAATAAAAAAGAACTGGAAGCACTAAATATTTAG